The genomic DNA CGTCCCGAACGAGCTCATCGTCTGCACCGAGGTCTACGAGGGCGTTCCCGAAGGGGAGGGTGAAGCGGCGGTGTGCACGCACACGTTCACCGAGAAAGACGGGCGCACCACCCTCACCCTGCTCACCCAACTCTCGAGCAGGCAGGACCGTGACGCGATCATCAGCTCCGGCATGGAGACCGGCATGCAGGAAGGGTGGGACCTCCTCGAGCGGATCGCGGTCTCGCTCCGCTGAGCGCGCTCGTGCCTGACCACCCGTCAGGGCACGCCGACGGCCCCGGGGCGGATGGCGCCCCGGGGCCGTACGGGCCGTGGGTCAGGGCAGCAGGAATGCCCCGTTCACACGGCGGGGGAGCCGCCACGGGTTGTCGTCCCGCAGCGCCTCGGGCAACAGGTGCGCCGGGCAGTTCTGGTAGACGACCGGCCGCAGGAACCGGAAGATCGCCGCGGCGCCGACCGAGGTGGTCGACGGTTCGGTGGTCGCCGGGTACGGCCCACCGTGCTGCTGCGCCCACCCGACCGCGACACCGGTCGGGTAGGCGTCGAAGACCAGCCGTCCCGCCCTGTCCCGCATCACCGTCACCAGCCGGGCGGCCAGCTTCTCCTCCTCGGGCTCGCTGTGCAGGGTCGCGGTCAGGTTGCCGGGGGTGGCGGCCAGCGCCTGGACCAGCTCGTCCTCGGTGTCGTAGGTGAGCACGACGGTCATCGGACCGAAGCACTCCTCCAGCAGCAGCTCGGAGGCGTCCAGCGCGGAGATGGGCCCGGTCAGCAGCCGCGCCGTCACCTGCCGCTCACCCCCCGCCTGCCCGGTGGCCACCACCCGCACGCCCGGGATGGCCTCCCGCTCGTCCGCGCCCGTCTCGAAGCTCTCCCTGATGCCGTCGCCGAGCAGCACCTGCGGGCCGAGCTCGGCGAAGTGCCGTGCCGCCGCCTCGACCAGCGTGCCGCCCGCCGGGGCCAGGACCAGACCCGGCTTGACGCAGAACTGCCCCGCGCCCAGCGCCGCCGACGCCACCAGCCCTGCCGCGATCTCCTCGGTACGGCGGGCCGCCGCGCCGGGGGTGACGACGAGCGGGTTGAGGCTGCCCAGCTCGCCGTAGAACGGGATCGGCTCGGGCCGGGCCTTGGCCACGTCGTGCAGGAAGCGCCCGCCGGGGATCGATCCGGTGAACCCGACCGCCTTGACCAGAGGGTGCCCGACCAGCGCGGTCCCCGCCTCGCGGCCGTGGACGAGCTGGACGACCTCGGCGGGGAAGCCCGCGGTGCGGGCTCCCTCCTGGAGGGCGGCCAGGGTCAGCTCGGAGGTCTCCGGGTGCAGGGAATGAGCCTTGACGATGACCGGGCAGCCCGCGGCCAGGGCGCTGGCGGTGTCACCGCCGCCGACGCTGAAGGCGAAGGGGAAGTTGCTGGCGGAGAAGACGCCGACCACACCGGTCGCGATGTTCATCCGCCGCAGGTCCGGCTTGACCTCATCGGCGCTGTCGAGCCGCACGTCGAGGAAGGAGCCCTCGGCCAGCACCTCGGCGAACAGCCGCAGCTGGCCGCTGGTCCTGGCGACCTCCCCGGTCAGGCGGGGAAGGCCGAGTGCGGTTTCGGCGTCGGCGACGGCGGCCAGGGTGTCCGTCCGCGCGTCCAGCGCGTCGGCCATGGCCTTCAGCAGAGCGGCCCGCCCCAGCGGCCCGGCCCCTTCCAGGAGGGGGAGCAGCGCGTGGGCGCGGCGGCAGGCGAGGTCGACCTCCTCCGCGCCGGCGGCGGCGAACTCGCGGCGGTGTTCGCCCGAGCGGGCGTCGATGCTCCAGACGGGCATGGCGTTTCTCCAATCCATGAGGGCGGTGGCGGGTGTCGCGGTCGGGTCTCCCGCGCTGAGGGCTCTCACGGCGCCGCGCCCGCCAGCTTCGCGGCGGCGGCCCTGTCGAGCCGCCCGTCCGCCACGACCGTGACCACCCGCCTGGTCAGCGTGTCGGCGACGGCCAGCGGCCGGTCCCAGGCCAGTGCGGGACCGACGCCGGGGTATTCGGACACCCGCACGAACCACGGGTCCACGGGTCCGGTCTGGACGAAGACCAGGCTCCACGCGTCGGACACCAGCGCCAGCCAGGGGCTGCGGCTGCCGTGCACGTCCTGCTCACCCTCGGCCTCGCCGGTGAACACGGCCAGGTTCGCCGCGTCCCGGGGAGCACGCCAGAAGAACCCGCCGTAGCCCGCACCCGGTCGTCCCTTGCACGCCGAGCTCCTGATCTCCAGCGGTTCGCGCACGACGAGCGTGAAGGCGAAGTCCAGTGCCCACGCCTCACCCGCCGGTCTGGCCAGCACGGTCCGCTCCTCGCGGGCAACAGCCGTGCCGTCCGGGCCGAGCCAGGTCAGCGCCTCCCTGAACCCGTCTTCGAGCTCGGTGAAGACGTCATGCCGCTGACGGCCGTGGTCGCCCAGCCAGGTCGGGCCCTGGTCGCGGACGAAGGTCCGGCCACCCCAGAAGTTCACCGCGCCGACGTCCGCGACGGCCAGGCTGACGCCCAGATGGTGGGCGTGGTCGGCGGGCCGGAACTCGGTCACCTCCGTGCCGGTGAGCGTCCGCACCGGGTGCAGGTACGGCCGCGGCGCATCGGTCACCGGCAGGTCGGGCCGCCACACGTAGGAGGCCACCGGCGTCCCCGCCACCCGCAGCTCCCGGGTGGCCGCCCAGGCCACGTCCAGCTCCGAGAACAGCGCCAGCCGCGCAGCGCTCAGGTCCGTCAGCTCCTTGATGCCGGGCAGTTCGCGCCGGTCGGCGTGGACCCGCTGGTGCTCATCCGCGATCGGCAGCGGGTCGGGCGCCAGCCGTACCGCTTCGAGGAACTCCATGAAGGCGCGGGTGCGGGCCGGCGGCACCAGCAGCTCCTCGCCGGTCCTGATGTGCGCGACCAGGTTCTCCAGCAGGTTCGCCCTGGGGTGGAGGGTGCCGTCGAGGTCGTCGGTGGTGTAGGTCAGCCGGGCGGTGCCCGCCGAGCCGTGCACGATCAGGTACGGCTCGGTCCGCCCGGTCGAGCACAGCGTCACCGCCACCGTGATCACCTGGCCGTTCACGAGACGGATCCTGGCTGCGGAGGTGTCGTCCGACTCGATCGGGTTGGCGTGGAACAGCTCCAGCTCGACCGAGTCGATCGCGCCGTGCTCCTCGGCTCCGGCGACCGCCAGCGCGGTGGCGATCGCGTGCGCGAACGGGTTGGTGAGCGCGCCGTCCGCCATGTCCTGGCCGTTCAGCCGCCGTCGGCCCGACCAGGTCGAACGGGTGAAGTACTCGGCGGGCCGCTCCCACGCGCCCGCCACCCCGATGCCGCGGATCTCGCCGAGCTCGCCGGAGGCGATCCGCTTGCGCAGCGCGGGGATCGCGGCGGAGCCGAGGCTCTGGAAGCCGACCTGACAGGCCAGCCCGCTCTCCCCGACCGCCGCGGCGATCCGTTCGAAGTCGGCCAGCGACGCCGCGGGCGGCTTCTCCAGCAGCAGGTGAGAGCCTGCGCGCAGCGCGGTCACCGCGAGGTCGGCGTGGGTGTTGATGGGCGTGCACAGGATCGTGATCTCCGCGCCCGTGCGTTCGATCAGCTCAGCGAGGCCGTCGGGGCGGGCCTGCTCGGGAGTGCCCAGGCCGTGCAGCCGGTCCGCCTCCACCGGCCGTACGTCGCAGACCCCCGCCAGCTCGACCAGCCCCCGCGCGGCCAGCCCGCGCAGGTTCTCCAGGTGCGAGCGGCCATGGCCGTACGCGCCGGCGAGCACGATCTTGGTTACTCCGCCCATGTCAGCCCCAGTCCCGGATTGCCCGCCGAGCGCAGCTCCGCGCCGTTGATCTCCACCGGATACGGCTCGGTCAGCAGCCCGAGGTCGGTGAAGGAGGCGTCCTCGACCGCCTCCACCATGACCGGGTGGTGCAGGGTGAGCGCCAGTTGCCCCGACAGCTCGGTCAGCAGGTGCGGGTAGACCGGGACGTCGAAGGCGCGGGCCAGTTCGGCGATGCGCAGGAACGGGGTGATCCCGCCGACCCGGACCACGTTGGGCTGGACCACGTCGCACGCGCCCGCGGTCAGCAGGTCGCGGAAGCCGTGGGTGGTGTAGACGTTCTCCCCCACCGCCACCGGCACGTCGATGCTGCGCCGCAGCTCCACATGGGCGGCGATGTCGTCGGCGGGCAGCGGCTCCTCGATCCAGTGCAGGCCGTACGGCTCCAGCGCGGCGATCGCGCGGCGGGCCCGGTGCAGGTCCCAGCGCTGGTTGGCGTCGATCATCAGGATCGTGCCGGGGCCGACGGCCTCCCGGACCGCCGCCACCCGCTCGACGTCCTCGGCCAGGTCGGGCCTGCCCACCTTGATCTTGACGGCCGGGTAGCCCGCGGCTCTCCAGCGTCCGGCCTGCTCGACCAGCTCCTGCAGGGAGTAGTGCAGGTTGACGCCGCTGCCGTACACCGGGACGCTGGCACGGCGCGGCCCGAGCACCTCCACCAGGGAGGACTCCCCGCAGCGCAGGTCCCACAGCGCCAGGTCGACCCCGGCCATCGCGACCGTGGTCAGCCCGCCGCGCCCGGCTTCGCTCAGGTGCTTCGAGAGCCGGTCCCAGACCGGCTCCGGATGGGCGGGCAGGCCGATCAGCGCCTCGCGGATATCGTGGTCCAGCAGGGCCTGTACGGCTTTCGCCCCGATCTGAGGGGTCCAGCAGAAGCCGGTGCCGGTCCGTCCGTCCTCCAGCGTGACCTCGCACACGATCACATGGTTGTACGGCACGTCCGCACCCCACGGGCGGCGCAGCGGCACCGACCGCAGCGTGGTCCGCAGATCCTTGATCATGCGGCCACCAGGGCGAGGCCGCTCCTGATGAGCTCGTCGAGCTCGGCCAGGTGCTCGGGGGTGAGGTCGGTCAGCGGAGCCCTGACCGGTCCGACCTCCAGGCCGCGCAGCCGCAGCCCTGCCTTGACCAGGGAGACCGCGTAACCCGGTGCCTTGCTGCGCAGCTCGACCAGCGGCGCGTAGAACTCCGCCAGCAGCCGGTCGTGGCCGTTGAAGTACGCGGTGGCGATCTCGGGGGCGAAGGCGAACACGGCCGAGGAGTACAGCTCCACGCCGAGGCCGCGGTAGGCGGGCATGGTGAGCTCGGCGGTCGGCAGGCCGTTGAAGAAGGTGAAGTCCGGACCGATCTCCCGCCGGACCGCCAGGATGATGCGCTGCATCCGGTCCACATCGCCCAGACCGTCCTTCAGCCCGATCACGCCGGGGATGCGGGCCAGCTCCACCACCGCGGCGGGGTCGAGCACCACCGAACCGCGCTGATAGATGATCACGGGCAGCTCGGCGGCGATCCTGCGCACGTACTCGGCGAACCCGGCCCTGGTGCCCTGCGTCAGGTAGGGCGGCATGAGCAGCAGGCCGTCCGCGCCCGCGGCACGGGCCGCACGGGCCTGGTCCAGGGCGGCACCGAGCGGGCCGCCAGCTCCCGCCAGCACCGGCACTCCGCCCTGGGCCACCTTGACCGCCACCTGTACGGCACGGGCGTGCTCGGTCTGCGACAACGCGGAGAACTCACCCGTGCCACAGGCCACGAAGACGGCACCGGGGTTGTGCGCGAGGCCCCGCTGGATGTGCTCGGCCAGCACGTCCTCGGCGAGCTCGCCCTCCCCGTCGAAAGGGGTCACGGGGAAGAACAGGACTCCGCTGAGATTCATGGTCAACGCTCCTTAGGAAAGTTCGGTGCGCCAGCTGCGCTTGGCCTGCCAGCCGAGGAGCCGCTCGGCCTTGGCGGAGGAGAAGGCGGGGGCGGTGCCCGTGAGGGTGGCCGCGAAGTCCGCGGTGGAGGGGATGATCCGCGGCAGCAGTTCCGACAGCGGCTCGCGGGCCAATGCGTCGGCGGCCCCGGCGAAGAAGACCTCGCCGTTGGGCAGGGCGGGCAGCTGGTCGAGCAGGGTGAGCAGCAGGTCGGCCGCGTCGCGGGCGTCGATGTAGTTGAACAGCGAGACTCCGGCGATGTCGGGCCGGTCCAGCCGCTCGGAGACCGTGTGCCCCGACTGGGTCGGCGCCCCCTGCCACTCCTCCGGCGCGATCACGAAGCAGGGGCGCACCGCCGCCAGCTTCGTCTCGGCGGTGCGGGCGAAGGACCGCATCGTCTCCTCGGCGACCAGCTTGGACAGGCTGTAGGCGTTCCACGGCTGGGCCGGGTGGTCCTCGTCGATGGGCAGGTAGGCAGGGGTCCAGCCGTTCGGCGAGCCGTACCCGATCACGGTCGGGCTGCTGGCCACGATCACTTTGGCCACGCCCAGCGCCACCGCCGCGTCGCACATGTTGAAGGCCAGTTGCGTGTTGGTGCGGAAGGTCACCAGGTCGCTGTGGCTGAACGGGGTGGCGATGGCGGCCAGGTGCACGACGGCGTCCGGCCGGAACCGCGCGATCACCTCGTACGCCTCGCCGAGGTCGGTCAGGTCGGCGGGGAGGCTGGCGGCGGCGTCGGAGGGGGTGCCTGGCGCCCGGTCCACGCCGATGACCTCGTGCCCCGCTGCGGCGAGCGCGGACACGACGCTGCGCCCGAGGCGCCCGGCGCTCCCGGTGACAAGAGTTCTGCTCACGGGTGTCTTTCCCTTCTGGCAGTCATGAGCGAACTCAATGACTGCAACCAGTTGCATAAACAGTGTCGGCATCCGATCGAAACGTCAAGAGATCATTTCTGAATATGTCTATGAGCTGTGACTTTGCTCCATCGACCACCTGATGGCACTCGCAACCGGTCGCAGAATTTCGGGAGTTACCCCTGGTAAAGGCGCAACCGGTTGCGTTAGGGTGCAGCCGGAGCACGGGAGGCGAGCCGTGACGGTGACGATCAGGGACGTGGCGCGGGCGCCGGGGACGCATGTCTCGGCGGTTCCGCGGACGTTTTCGGCGCCGTCCGGTGACCGCCGAGCCGGGTGACCGGGTGCCGGCGGTGGCCGGCTCGGGCGGCGCGGGCGTCGACGACGGGGCGGACGCCCGACCCGGGGTCGACGGTGGCGGATATCGCTGATCCGTTTCTTCCTCCGTCGGTCAGGGCGGCTCAGGCGCAGGCGCCGTCCGTGGTGGTCGATCGGCGGATGAAGGGGTCGACCACGGCGCTGACGGAGGTGGGACAGGCGGCGGCCTACCGGCGGCCGTCGCCGCGGGCGAGGGGCCCCACGCGTCACCACCGGGCTGGAGACCAGCCTGGTGATCAGGAATCGACTCAGAGAGTGAGGCCACCGTGAGATTTGGGTCCGCACCCACCGGAGAAGCCGTGGACCGGCACGTCCTGTCGAACGGCCGGATACGCATAGGGATCCTGACCCTCGGTGCGATCATCCAGTCGGTCGAGCTGGCCGACGGGACCGACGTCGTCCTCGGCCTGCCCACCGTGGCCGACTACTTCCGGCGCAGCCGCTACTTCGGCGCGCTGGTCGGCCGGTACGGCAACCGCATCGCGGGCGGCCGCTTCACCCTTGACGGCAGCACCTACCAGCTGCCCCGCAACAACAACGGGCACAGCTTGCACGGCGGGGAGATCGGATTCGACAGACGGATCTGGCAGGCCGAAGGAGGTGACGAGCGGGCCGTCCGGCTGACCTATGTCAGCAAGGACGGAGAGGAGGGCTATCCGGGCACGCTCACCACGTCGGTCACCTACACCCTCACCGAGCACGACGAACTGCGGATCGGCTACCACGCCGTCACCGACGCGCCCACCGTCCTCAACCTGACCAACCACTCCTACTTCAACCTCGCGGGCTCGGGCGACGTGCGCGGACACGTCGTCACCATCGAGGCCGACCACTACCTGCCGGTCGACGAGGGCAAGATCCCCCTGCCCGGGGCACCCACGCCGGTGGCGGGCACGCCGTACGACTTCACCCGGCCCGCGGCGGTGGGCGCGCGGCTGGAGGGCCGCTACGACCACTGCTACGTGCTGCGCCCCGGCGGTGTGATGCGGGTGGAGGAGCCGGTGAGCGGCCGGGCGATGGAGGTGACGACCACCGAGCCGGGGGTCCAGTTCTACACCGGGCACATGCTGGACGGCGTCGCCACGCCGTACGGCTCGCACGCCGGGCTCTGCCTGGAGACGCAGCACTTCCCCGACTCGCCGAACCGCCCCGACTTCCCCTCCACCGTGCTCAGGCCAGGGGAGGAGCACATCTCGACCACGACCTACCGATTCGCAGGCTGATTCAGGCCCGGCTTTCCTCGGGAATCGTGTCGTGATTGATATTCCGGGCAAAGCGGTCCTTGAATCTCACCCGGATATTCAAATCATCCTATGACTGGTTGTATCGCTCTCTGGCTCTGCAACCGTTTGTAGCAACTCGGCCATCTTTGCAAGATTATTTACCTGGCGAAATCTGTTGTTAACGCGCCTACCTGCGAAAACGCTGATGGCGATATATCGGTAACGGCGAGGTAACACCTGCAAAGGGTTGACGTAACTTCCTCTGGCGCTATAGGAAAGCGCCATCCAATCACGTCGCATCGGGAGGTCCCGTGATGACGGCTCAATCAAGAAATGTCCGGACCCGATCGATGCAGGGGGTTCCGCCGTGGTTGATTCGCTGGCGTTGAAATCCACAGTCGCCGCCGAACTCCCGGCTCCCGGAAGAGGGCCTCGGGCCGCCAACCGGTCCCGCCGTGAGGCACGGACGGCGTATGTCTTCCTCGCGCCATGGTTCGTGGGCATGTTCCTGGTCACGATCGGTCCGATCGCCGCCTCGCTCTACCTGTCCTTCACCGACTACAGCCTCCTCGACACGGCCAAGTGGGTCGGGCTGGACAACTACACCAGGATATTCAGCGAGGACCCCCGGTTCTGGACCTCGCTGAAGGTCACCACGATCTACGTGGTGGTCTCGGTGCCGCTGCAGCTCGGGTTCGCCCTCGGCCTGGCGCTGCTGCTGGACCGCGGACTGCGGGGCATGTCCTTCTACCGGTCGATCTACTACCTGCCCTCGCTGCTGGGCGGCAGCGTCGCGATCGCCATCCTGTGGCGGAAGATCTTCGGCGCCGACGGCCTGGTCAACGGGATACTCGGCGTGTTCGGCATCCAGGGCACCAGCTACGTCAACAACCCCGACACCGCGCTGGGCACCCTGATCCTGCTGCACGTCTGGACGTTCGGCGCCCCGATGGTCATCTTCCTCGCCGGCCTGCGGCAGATCCCGCGCAGCTACTACGAGGCCGCCTCGGTGGACGGCGCGACCACCCTGCGGCGGTTCAGGTCGATCACGCTGCCGCTGCTCACGCCGATCATCTTCTTCAACCTCGTGCTCGAAGTGATCAAGTCCTTCCAGTCGTTCACGCAGTCGTTCATCGTGAGCAACGGCTCGGGCGGCCCCAACGACTCCACCCTCTTCTACACGCTCTACCTCTACGTCAACGGGTTCAAGGAGTACGAGATGGGCTACGCCACGGCGCTGGCCTGGGTCCTCGTCCTCATCATCGCCGGTCTGACCGGGGTCAACTTCCTCGCGTCCAAGTATTGGGTCTTCTATGGCGACGACAGCAAGTAAGCGGCTGCCGGTCCTGTACCGGCGCCGCGTCACCAGGGGTGCCAAGCACCTGATGCTGATCGGCTTCGGCCTGATCATGCTCTATCCGCTGCTGTGGATGATCTCCAGCGCGCTCAAACCCGAAGAGCTGATCTTCCGCGAGCCCGGTCTGATCCCCAGCGAGATCACCCTGGAGAACTTCACCGAGGGCTGGAACGCGCTCGCCCACCCGTTCGGCTACTACCTGTGGAACTCCGCGGTCGTGACGGCACTGTCGATCGTCGGCAACCTGACCGCGTGTTCGATGGCCGCCTACGCCTTCGCCCGGCTGAACTTCCCGATGAAGAAGTTCT from Streptosporangium sp. NBC_01756 includes the following:
- a CDS encoding aldehyde dehydrogenase (NADP(+)); the encoded protein is MPVWSIDARSGEHRREFAAAGAEEVDLACRRAHALLPLLEGAGPLGRAALLKAMADALDARTDTLAAVADAETALGLPRLTGEVARTSGQLRLFAEVLAEGSFLDVRLDSADEVKPDLRRMNIATGVVGVFSASNFPFAFSVGGGDTASALAAGCPVIVKAHSLHPETSELTLAALQEGARTAGFPAEVVQLVHGREAGTALVGHPLVKAVGFTGSIPGGRFLHDVAKARPEPIPFYGELGSLNPLVVTPGAAARRTEEIAAGLVASAALGAGQFCVKPGLVLAPAGGTLVEAAARHFAELGPQVLLGDGIRESFETGADEREAIPGVRVVATGQAGGERQVTARLLTGPISALDASELLLEECFGPMTVVLTYDTEDELVQALAATPGNLTATLHSEPEEEKLAARLVTVMRDRAGRLVFDAYPTGVAVGWAQQHGGPYPATTEPSTTSVGAAAIFRFLRPVVYQNCPAHLLPEALRDDNPWRLPRRVNGAFLLP
- a CDS encoding DUF6807 family protein; translated protein: MGGVTKIVLAGAYGHGRSHLENLRGLAARGLVELAGVCDVRPVEADRLHGLGTPEQARPDGLAELIERTGAEITILCTPINTHADLAVTALRAGSHLLLEKPPAASLADFERIAAAVGESGLACQVGFQSLGSAAIPALRKRIASGELGEIRGIGVAGAWERPAEYFTRSTWSGRRRLNGQDMADGALTNPFAHAIATALAVAGAEEHGAIDSVELELFHANPIESDDTSAARIRLVNGQVITVAVTLCSTGRTEPYLIVHGSAGTARLTYTTDDLDGTLHPRANLLENLVAHIRTGEELLVPPARTRAFMEFLEAVRLAPDPLPIADEHQRVHADRRELPGIKELTDLSAARLALFSELDVAWAATRELRVAGTPVASYVWRPDLPVTDAPRPYLHPVRTLTGTEVTEFRPADHAHHLGVSLAVADVGAVNFWGGRTFVRDQGPTWLGDHGRQRHDVFTELEDGFREALTWLGPDGTAVAREERTVLARPAGEAWALDFAFTLVVREPLEIRSSACKGRPGAGYGGFFWRAPRDAANLAVFTGEAEGEQDVHGSRSPWLALVSDAWSLVFVQTGPVDPWFVRVSEYPGVGPALAWDRPLAVADTLTRRVVTVVADGRLDRAAAAKLAGAAP
- a CDS encoding mandelate racemase/muconate lactonizing enzyme family protein — protein: MIKDLRTTLRSVPLRRPWGADVPYNHVIVCEVTLEDGRTGTGFCWTPQIGAKAVQALLDHDIREALIGLPAHPEPVWDRLSKHLSEAGRGGLTTVAMAGVDLALWDLRCGESSLVEVLGPRRASVPVYGSGVNLHYSLQELVEQAGRWRAAGYPAVKIKVGRPDLAEDVERVAAVREAVGPGTILMIDANQRWDLHRARRAIAALEPYGLHWIEEPLPADDIAAHVELRRSIDVPVAVGENVYTTHGFRDLLTAGACDVVQPNVVRVGGITPFLRIAELARAFDVPVYPHLLTELSGQLALTLHHPVMVEAVEDASFTDLGLLTEPYPVEINGAELRSAGNPGLGLTWAE
- a CDS encoding 5-dehydro-4-deoxyglucarate dehydratase encodes the protein MNLSGVLFFPVTPFDGEGELAEDVLAEHIQRGLAHNPGAVFVACGTGEFSALSQTEHARAVQVAVKVAQGGVPVLAGAGGPLGAALDQARAARAAGADGLLLMPPYLTQGTRAGFAEYVRRIAAELPVIIYQRGSVVLDPAAVVELARIPGVIGLKDGLGDVDRMQRIILAVRREIGPDFTFFNGLPTAELTMPAYRGLGVELYSSAVFAFAPEIATAYFNGHDRLLAEFYAPLVELRSKAPGYAVSLVKAGLRLRGLEVGPVRAPLTDLTPEHLAELDELIRSGLALVAA
- a CDS encoding NAD-dependent epimerase/dehydratase family protein translates to MSRTLVTGSAGRLGRSVVSALAAAGHEVIGVDRAPGTPSDAAASLPADLTDLGEAYEVIARFRPDAVVHLAAIATPFSHSDLVTFRTNTQLAFNMCDAAVALGVAKVIVASSPTVIGYGSPNGWTPAYLPIDEDHPAQPWNAYSLSKLVAEETMRSFARTAETKLAAVRPCFVIAPEEWQGAPTQSGHTVSERLDRPDIAGVSLFNYIDARDAADLLLTLLDQLPALPNGEVFFAGAADALAREPLSELLPRIIPSTADFAATLTGTAPAFSSAKAERLLGWQAKRSWRTELS
- a CDS encoding aldose epimerase family protein, whose protein sequence is MRFGSAPTGEAVDRHVLSNGRIRIGILTLGAIIQSVELADGTDVVLGLPTVADYFRRSRYFGALVGRYGNRIAGGRFTLDGSTYQLPRNNNGHSLHGGEIGFDRRIWQAEGGDERAVRLTYVSKDGEEGYPGTLTTSVTYTLTEHDELRIGYHAVTDAPTVLNLTNHSYFNLAGSGDVRGHVVTIEADHYLPVDEGKIPLPGAPTPVAGTPYDFTRPAAVGARLEGRYDHCYVLRPGGVMRVEEPVSGRAMEVTTTEPGVQFYTGHMLDGVATPYGSHAGLCLETQHFPDSPNRPDFPSTVLRPGEEHISTTTYRFAG
- a CDS encoding carbohydrate ABC transporter permease codes for the protein MVDSLALKSTVAAELPAPGRGPRAANRSRREARTAYVFLAPWFVGMFLVTIGPIAASLYLSFTDYSLLDTAKWVGLDNYTRIFSEDPRFWTSLKVTTIYVVVSVPLQLGFALGLALLLDRGLRGMSFYRSIYYLPSLLGGSVAIAILWRKIFGADGLVNGILGVFGIQGTSYVNNPDTALGTLILLHVWTFGAPMVIFLAGLRQIPRSYYEAASVDGATTLRRFRSITLPLLTPIIFFNLVLEVIKSFQSFTQSFIVSNGSGGPNDSTLFYTLYLYVNGFKEYEMGYATALAWVLVLIIAGLTGVNFLASKYWVFYGDDSK